The Triticum dicoccoides isolate Atlit2015 ecotype Zavitan unplaced genomic scaffold, WEW_v2.0 scaffold159401, whole genome shotgun sequence genome contains the following window.
AAGCATTGTAGATATCTTTTTACTTCTCCTAAAACGTAACAGCTTAATTGTGGGCCTTAATTGTGGCTCCATTTCTTGTTGCAGCTTTCCACGCAGATGGCCGCATCAGCTGCATCTGCAAAACCATGAGAACAGAAGCACAAATGACACTTGTCAGAAGAAAAGGAAACGCAGACTCGATGGAGCAAACGCGATGTGATCACTGATCAAGATGGTCCGACATCTTACCAGCGTTTTGATTTTCGTTTTGTGATTTTTctcgccctaggccgagatggccgacTTTCGGTCGTTTTTAAAAATTTCGGCCGATGTTTGACCAAATTTTGACTGAAATTTGATTAAAATTTGACCAAAATTTCTCAAATTTGACCAATTTCGGCGGAAGATAGAtttcgccctaggccgagatggccgaaattcggccgaaatccATTTTTTACGGCCGAAATTCAAAACCCTGCATCTTACCTGTCGGTGCCGCTGACCAGCCGCAGATTTCGATATCCAGCTTGTTGCAGGCCATCCTGCACATGGCGTCGCCGCCTCTGGCGGCCTGGTTGGGGCTGCACTTGTTGGCGCAGAACACTTTGCAGAGGAAGCGCGGCACGTCGTCGTTCGTGCACCCGGGGAAGCAGTCGTCGAAGCACTTGCAGAACTTGGACTTGGCGGCCACCTCCCCGGGCAGCAGCACCAGGAGGAGGAGCACGCACAGTGCGGCAATGGTGGGCGGCCTCGACCTCTTCGCCTCCATCTTCCTCCTCATGCAAGCTACAgcctcttcttcttcgggatcaagGGATGGGAGGAGAGAGCTGCTGTGATGAGAGTGTGAGAGTTTGTGTTGAAGTTTGGGTGCTTATACGGGCACTGGAGATATGAGGGCAATATCGTCATTTGGCCCGGATATATAACTTGTAATGTGCTGTAGTATTTTGCTATTTCCTGGTAAATCAAATGGGCATGATTTCCCTAGCACGGCTCCGGGTTATGCGGCGGCGTGTTTTCGGCGAATGGATGAAAGCCAGGTGGAGTGTGTCCTGTAGCCAGTTTTGCCGGGGTACTCATTTTCTTAAAATAATATTCCCTCC
Protein-coding sequences here:
- the LOC119344205 gene encoding uncharacterized protein LOC119344205 is translated as MRRKMEAKRSRPPTIAALCVLLLLVLLPGEVAAKSKFCKCFDDCFPGCTNDDVPRFLCKVFCANKCSPNQAARGGDAMCRMACNKLDIEICGWSAAPTDAADAAICVESCNKKWSHN